The sequence TTAATGTGCCATCAGCAAGAAGCTGAGTTCTTTGGAAAAGCTGACCTAATATCAATCAAATAATCACAGATGTTGATGTTAGTTCTGTACCTGGTCACTTGTCACAACTTCTTGTACTTGCCGGGTCGGAAGTGAACaacatctttgcagggttgttgtccgTTATTATTGCACTATGCCCTATCCATCGTGTccttccagctttagcaactttctggatgctgggttcgccatagagctTGGCCGTCTTCtagcacaccgccaaagatggtcctctgcactcgtctctcgaatactccgagtgcttgcaattcctcctcgagcattgtccaagtCTTATATCCGtggagaactaccggtcttatcagcgttttgtacatgacacatttggtgcggtggtgaattattttgaccgcagtttcttctggagcccgtagtatgCCCGACTTCCACGCGTGATACGCCTTCATACTACACAACTAATATCAGTATCAGACGTTAGCAAGGATCTAAGCCTAAGCCTCCGCCTATCGTAAAAATGCTCCAAAGCAGGCTCTTTCACGCTCATTTCCGGAAActtgcatgtactttgtcttcgacacATTCGCCACCAGTCTAACTTTTATaacttcacgtttcaggcgggtgtacactgtacagttctgccacctttggaaatgttcggccgacaatgtccatgtcatcggcgaaacaaacaaattgactggatctgttgataATCtcaccccggctgttacacccggctctcctcATGACACCTCCTAGCGCAATATTAGACGTCAATAGATAATTTGTggtaatatcttcttcttcttcttcttatttgcattacgtccccacactgggacagagccgcctcgcagcttagtgttcattaagcacttccacagttattaactgcgaggtttctaagccagtttaccatttttgcattcgtatatcatgaggctaacacgatgatacttttatgcccagggaagtcgaaacaatttccaatccgaaaattgcctagaccggcaccgggaatcttttttttttaatctttattaaggtgtttttttaatctacagactaagttcaacatCGGGGtaggcaccgggaatcgaacccaaccaccctcagcatggtcttgctttgtagccgcgcgtcttaccgcacggctaaggagggccccttgtgGTAATATAAGCCATCCAAATTGTACTTGAATTCCAACGTTGCAATGTACAGACCATTCACTACCTTTTTTGTTTCACAATGTATGGATATGTATTTAATTACATATATACCAGCGTCTCCTGGACCAACCATCATCGTAAAATAGTAATGGGATATTTTGGGTCAACAAaaccgttcttgagttcagtACTTGAGTACCGCAAGACAGTTTTGATGtattttgggtcatccaaattgCCCTTGAATCTCTCAAGTCCTGAACtgaaggacagtttggatgacccgaATATTCCAGAGCTATCTTTCAATCAGGTTTTCCAAATGTCACTTAATCCCCTTTTTAATAACCCTTTCAAATGTGTTTTGAAGAAATAAAAGTTCCATATTTCGATGAAATGAATCATTGGCtgttaaatatttgaaaattgcaAAATAGCATCATTTATTGTCCATTTAGCATAAAATCTGAGCTGTGGTCCTGACGAATGTGCCTAATTATTTTGCTTATTCATGCAATTACCAATTTTCCACCTCCGACGGGAACAGCAGCCACATGAACCGATCCAGGAGTGGCAGCTACCTGCTTAGACACAGGAACAGCACTAGTCAAATAGCCACCGTGAAGACCAGTCCAGCCATTAACTCCAGCGCCGTACGTTCCCCATGGCAGACCATATGGGAGCGCCTTTCCCAGGTTGGCCTGCACTACGGTGTTGTGACCAAGATACGCATTAGACCAGGCACCAGCATTTGGGTAACCGTACGCGCCATGAACTCCATCGTTCCAgctgttccatccattattccaggagttccattcGTTGTTCCATCCGTTCTTCCAGCCATTGGTCCAGCCATTATTCCATCCATTGTAGGCGTATGGCCACGCAGCGAGGGAACCTTTTCCGTATACTCCATAAGGAGGCCAAACCGAGGTGCTGACGGGCACGGCAGTCGGTGCGTAACCTGCCTCAGCAGCCACCACAGCAAGGGCCAGTAATGCGAtgaaaatctgtaaacaaaTGTAATTTAATCATGATTAGCGTGTTCAGATAATAATGTTCGAATGAACGAACCTTCATTTTTTGTTACTGCAGTAAATGGAATTACGATCCAAAGACAGTTTAGTTGCAGACTGATGATCAAATCGATGCCAGTTCTACTATTTATATCAAATATCGTAAAATAGAACGGAATGTCCAAGCATTTGTAAACCCAAAGTAAATCGATTCTAAGTGCGTATTAATTCAATTTGAGTTGAACCAGTCAACCGTGAGAGAGTAAAAGTGTGAAACATAGATTGAATGGATTATGGCGCGAAATCGTATACCACAGCACCTCAAATCACGGAACGATAATTCCTTTAGATTTTCTCAAAAGCTCTCATGTCTGAGATGATTCTTTACATTTTCAATCGTATCTGTTATTAAGTAGACAACTACCCTCGAATAATGGcatttttgttctttatttctaattttctta comes from Armigeres subalbatus isolate Guangzhou_Male chromosome 2, GZ_Asu_2, whole genome shotgun sequence and encodes:
- the LOC134217823 gene encoding shematrin-like protein 2, with protein sequence MKIFIALLALAVVAAEAGYAPTAVPVSTSVWPPYGVYGKGSLAAWPYAYNGWNNGWTNGWKNGWNNEWNSWNNGWNSWNDGVHGAYGYPNAGAWSNAYLGHNTVVQANLGKALPYGLPWGTYGAGVNGWTGLHGGYLTSAVPVSKQVAATPGSVHVAAVPVGGGKLVIA